Proteins found in one Bdellovibrionota bacterium genomic segment:
- a CDS encoding FHA domain-containing protein yields the protein MLKLILKRPDGKEETFTVTEKNSYIGRVPVVNEIQIDHPSLSRQHARIKQMKKGYAIYDLRSTNGVLVNGRKIKEGELNDGDELRLGDLVFRVKLRDQPERPRKSARNPLKDLDRIEEKMAIETLTERSGPKRGK from the coding sequence ATGCTGAAATTGATTCTTAAGCGGCCCGACGGCAAAGAAGAGACGTTCACCGTAACCGAAAAAAACTCCTATATCGGCCGGGTGCCCGTGGTGAATGAAATTCAAATCGATCACCCCTCGTTGTCCCGACAACACGCGCGCATAAAACAGATGAAGAAAGGGTACGCCATCTACGATCTCCGCAGTACGAACGGTGTGCTTGTCAACGGTCGGAAAATCAAGGAGGGTGAATTGAATGACGGAGACGAACTCCGCCTTGGGGATCTAGTATTTAGAGTTAAATTGCGGGACCAACCCGAACGTCCACGAAAGAGTGCGCGTAATCCGTTGAAAGACTTAGATCGAATTGAGGAAAAAATGGCGATAGAAACGCTGACCGAGCGAAGTGGGCCGAAGAGGGGAAAGTAA